The Periplaneta americana isolate PAMFEO1 chromosome 10, P.americana_PAMFEO1_priV1, whole genome shotgun sequence genome includes a window with the following:
- the LOC138707685 gene encoding uncharacterized protein, producing the protein MMRQGVLPSTVISLLLIFLQVPNLVIGREQQWNYQCPPSCTCHESHFSELPLHRFLHEAPSNEDDTPVPPHFNNSVIYEDDGLLTKEENRILKMAMCVFQLGTEPFTLLSMLSTDVQALIILQARDSDEIALEADHLSHLKQLEVLEIHGFYHEASNHSQNELPTSSKESDQRKLVLRNDALRPLASLKYLNLQYVKLLGHLSQGNRVSPAVIPLDPISNEISANIGMQYSTKKLKHRGTGMRRLVFLPPLDGDGDILPYEVYVEQQEQAALSTFTGLINLEFVRVFGCGLREINWEMFDGLYNLHYLSLEKNNLLFIPDFAFLGAPNLRTLSLAQNQLLSLQSTSLAGLFELEKLELSHNNFSHLSELSLPPFPKLRIADFRHNPIESIFASTFEIMNATSILYIGDKETVLGIQPNSFLGLTNLRKLNILNVGILMLERELLRGMPKLKGLEINGVIEELSFDAFLEVPKLENLVLKHCGIRSISMDAFYGLYGLLYLDLSDNLLESLPPGLFDQQFSLRELSLRNNKLNRLPPGFLSNIPAKMIRLDGNPWHCTCAMKDWQPAVINKVKQRGPNNFCQFQYDKGNMCNRTVSAVRYNYDRRVAPLCTSPSKFKNWSVFQVLRKELRCNKKPHFKMDRKAYLKKKYEDYENSIKSPFTWNTPIFKYYQQNANHMYEKKKTIPQNATGNTDVKENSTTKVPQNTSTTTIFTKSTETTPNSFILSTAKPISSTHMTENVTNKTEVTDATNTVTATQSTPIDYFGIQPTTDSTPHTITTQNSNQTSTRKPDATSNTPDIKPTKQTSTSEEVTSTDLVYGDRNISHKSKKEKQKMELLREMKEKSAAKENVKPYEPNNMITDEKGKQIKLSKKAWKLEMERKRQEKLKRYQTMKQ; encoded by the exons GTTATTGGCAGAGAGCAACAATGGAATTACCAATGTCCTCCTTCTTGCACCTGTCATGAAAGTCACTTCTCAGAGTTACCATTGCATCGTTTTCTACATGAAGCACCTTCAAATGAAGACGACACCCCAGTACCACCACACTTCAACAACAGT GTCATATATGAAGACGACGGCCTTCTAACTAAAGAAGAGAACAGGATCCTTAAGATGGCAATGTGTGTATTCCAGCTGGGAACTGAGCCATTCACACTACTTAGCATGCTTTCAACAGATGTTCAG GCTCTTATTATTCTTCAAGCACGAGACTCAGATGAGATTGCTTTGGAAGCAGATCATCTGTCCCACTTAAAGCAACTCGAGGTGCTGGAGATCCATGGTTTCTACCACGAAGCAAGCAACCACTCACAAAATGAATTGCCCACATCCTCAAAGGAGTCTGACCAAAGGAAATTGGTGTTACGAAACGACGCTCTGCGACCCCTTGCATCACTCAAGTACCTCAACTTGCAATATGTCAAGTTATTGGGCCACTTGTCACAAGGAAATCGCGTTTCTCCGGCAGTCATCCCTCTCGACCCAATTTCCAACGAGATATCTGCAAATATAGGCATGCAATACAGTACGAAGAAACTAAAACATAGAGGAACTGGAATGCGCCGCCTAGTTTTCCTTCCCCCACTAGACGGGGATGGCGACATCCTGCCTTATGAAGTGTATGTGGAGCAACAGGAGCAGGCAGCTCTTTCCACATTCACTGGACTCATTAATCTCGAGTTTGTTCGAGTGTTCGGATGTGGACTGCGTGAAATAAACTGGGAAATGTTTGATGGCCTGTATAACTTACATTACCTCTCACtggaaaaaaataatcttttatttattcCAGATTTTGCATTCCTTGGTGCCCCCAATCTGCGAACTTTATCGTTAGCGCAAAACCAGCTCTTGAGTCTTCAAAGCACCAGCCTGGCTGGGTTATTCGAACTGGAGAAACTTGAACTTTCTCACAATAACTTCTCTCATCTATCTGAATTATCTCTTCCACCTTTCCCCAAGTTACGCATCGCTGATTTCCGGCACAATCCTATTGAGTCTATATTTGCCAGTACATTTGAAATCATGAATGCAACTTCAATTCTGTACATTGGTGATAAAGAAACTGTACTCGGCATTCAACCAAACTCCTTCCTTGGTCTAACAAATCTCCGGAAGTTGAATATTCTTAACGTAGGTATCCTTATGTTGGAGAGGGAGTTATTGAGGGGAATGCCCAAACTGAAGGGGCTGGAAATAAATGGCGTTATTGAAGAATTATCCTTTGATGCCTTCCTTGAAGTTCCGAAGCTAGAAAACTTAGTACTGAAACACTGTGGTATACGTTCAATATCTATGGATGCCTTCTATGGACTATACGGCCTGCTCTATCTGGATCTGTCAGATAATCTCTTAGAGTCACTTCCACCAGGGCTATTTGATCAACAGTTTTCACTTCGCGAATTGAGTCTGCGTAACAACAAACTCAACAGACTTCCTCCTGGCTTTCTTTCCAACATTCCCGCCAAAATGATACGCCTTGATGGTAATCCTTGGCACTGCACATGTGCCATGAAAGACTGGCAACCAGCTGTTATCAACAAGGTAAAACAAAGGGGTCCAAACAACTTCTGTCAGTTCCAGTATGACAAAGGAAACATGTGTAATCGCACAGTATCAGCTGTTCGTTACAACTATGATAGAAGAGTTGCTCCCTTGTGCACATCACCTTCAAAATTTAAGAACTGGAGTGTCTTTCAAGTCTTGCGTAAGGAGCTCAGATGCAATAAGAAACCACACTTCAAAATGGACAGGAAAGCCTATCTGAAGAAGAAATATGAGGACTATGAAAACAGTATTAAATCACCATTCACCTGGAATACGCCAATATTCAAATATTATCAACAAAATGCCAATCACATGTACGAGAAGAAAAAAACAATCCCACAAAACGCAACTGGGAACACTGATGTGAAAGAAAATTCCACTACAAAAGTTCCTCAAAACACATCAACTACTACAATATTCACAAAGTCAACAGAAACCACTCCCAACTCTTTTATACTTAGCACAGCCAAACCTATTAGCAGCACACAcatgacagaaaatgtaacaaacaaaaCAGAAGTTACAGATGCTACAAATACTGTCACTGCAACACAGTCAACTCCAATTGATTATTTCGGTATCCAACCTACAACAGACAGCACACCTCATACTATAACAACGCAGAATTCTAATCAAACATCAACCCGGAAACCAGATGCTACCTCAAACACTCCAGACATAAAACCAACAAAACAAACATCAACTTCAGAGGAAGTTACTTCGACAGATTTGGTTTATGGTGATAGAAATATCAGTcataaaagtaagaaagaaaagcagaaaatggAACTTCTGAGAGAGATGAAGGAGAAATCagctgccaaagaaaatgtaaagcCATATGAACCCAATAACATGATCACTGACGAAAAAGGCAAGCAAATTAAACTATCAAAGAAGGCCTGGAAATTGGAAATGGAGAGGAAACGTCAAGAGAAACTGAAAAGGTATCAGACAATGAAACAATAA